One genomic window of Sphingomonas sp. C3-2 includes the following:
- a CDS encoding MarR family winged helix-turn-helix transcriptional regulator: MSARTDDAVFALRAFNRFHTHLVGALEPSFLGSGFSLIEARILYEIAVREPALASDIRAALGLDAGYLSRIIARMERGGLIARGRGEDARQRPIRFTAEGRALFERVDGDARARATGAVAHLDAGECTALVAALGTITALLSKASVSKRDRDG; encoded by the coding sequence ATGTCCGCCAGAACCGATGATGCCGTTTTCGCCCTGCGCGCATTCAACCGCTTTCACACCCATCTGGTCGGGGCGCTCGAGCCGTCGTTTCTGGGCAGCGGATTTTCGCTGATCGAGGCGCGCATTCTTTACGAGATCGCGGTGCGTGAACCCGCGCTGGCGTCCGATATCCGCGCCGCGCTGGGGCTCGATGCCGGTTATCTGAGCCGCATCATCGCCCGGATGGAGCGCGGTGGGCTGATCGCGCGGGGGCGGGGGGAGGATGCCCGCCAGCGCCCGATCCGTTTTACTGCGGAGGGGCGGGCCTTGTTCGAACGCGTCGATGGTGATGCCCGGGCGCGCGCCACGGGCGCTGTCGCGCATCTGGATGCAGGTGAATGCACCGCGTTGGTCGCGGCGCTCGGCACGATCACCGCGCTTCTCTCCAAAGCCAGTGTTTCCAAGCGGGATCGGGACGGCTAA
- the tgt gene encoding tRNA guanosine(34) transglycosylase Tgt yields MSSTRFSFTISATDGKARTGTIQMQRGEIRTPAFMPVGTAATVKAMKPADVRAIGADIILGNTYHLMLRPGAERMERLGGLHGFMGWDRPILTDSGGYQVMSLSDLTKITEEGVAFKSHLDGSRHMLSPERSMEIQRLLGSDIVMAFDECTKNGATHDEAAKSMERSMRWAQRSRDGFDSGVDHASRAALFGIQQGSLDEGLRKISADKLIDIGFDGYAVGGLAVGEGQEAMFSVLDFAPGQLPADKPRYLMGVGKPDDIVGAVERGIDMFDCVLPTRSGRTGQAFTWDGPINIRNAKHAEDLRPIDPESPIANWSRAYLHHLVRSGEILGAMLMTEHNLWFYQRLMQELRAAIAEGRLKAFADSFRARYSARQQD; encoded by the coding sequence ATGAGCTCTACCCGTTTTTCCTTCACCATTTCCGCCACCGACGGCAAGGCACGCACCGGCACCATCCAGATGCAGCGCGGTGAGATCCGCACGCCCGCCTTCATGCCCGTCGGCACCGCCGCCACCGTCAAGGCGATGAAGCCCGCCGATGTGCGCGCCATCGGGGCCGATATCATTCTCGGCAACACCTATCACCTGATGCTGCGTCCCGGGGCCGAGCGGATGGAACGGCTGGGGGGATTGCACGGTTTCATGGGCTGGGATCGCCCGATCCTTACCGACAGCGGCGGTTATCAGGTGATGAGCCTGTCCGATCTCACCAAGATCACCGAGGAAGGCGTCGCCTTCAAAAGCCATCTCGATGGCTCGCGCCACATGTTGTCGCCCGAACGCTCGATGGAAATCCAGCGTCTGCTGGGTTCGGATATCGTCATGGCATTCGACGAATGCACCAAGAACGGCGCCACGCATGACGAAGCCGCCAAGTCGATGGAACGATCGATGCGCTGGGCGCAGCGTTCGCGCGACGGTTTCGACAGCGGCGTCGACCATGCTTCGCGCGCGGCGCTGTTCGGTATCCAGCAAGGCTCGCTCGACGAAGGCCTGCGCAAGATTTCGGCTGACAAGCTCATCGATATCGGGTTCGACGGTTATGCCGTGGGCGGCCTTGCCGTGGGCGAGGGGCAGGAAGCGATGTTCAGCGTGCTCGATTTCGCGCCCGGCCAGCTTCCGGCGGACAAGCCCCGCTACCTGATGGGCGTGGGCAAGCCCGACGACATCGTCGGCGCGGTCGAACGCGGGATCGACATGTTCGATTGCGTGCTGCCCACGCGCAGCGGGCGCACGGGGCAAGCCTTCACCTGGGATGGCCCGATCAACATCCGCAATGCGAAACATGCCGAGGATCTGCGCCCCATCGATCCGGAATCGCCGATCGCCAACTGGTCGCGCGCCTATCTGCACCATCTTGTCCGGTCGGGCGAAATCCTCGGTGCCATGCTGATGACCGAGCATAACCTCTGGTTCTATCAGCGCCTGATGCAGGAATTGCGTGCCGCGATCGCCGAGGGCCGGCTCAAGGCCTTTGCGGATTCGTTCCGCGCGCGATATTCCGCACGGCAGCAGGATTGA
- a CDS encoding GNAT family N-acetyltransferase, with protein MNRSVQTPAITLLTNAAALARTDPDAITALVARSTRSTHGPAHQGRGIAGLLMNTALDWLGRDKPIWLNVVAHNGRAQAFYRRFGFAVDPNASRPYRAADDHAASGR; from the coding sequence TTGAACCGGAGCGTCCAGACCCCCGCAATCACGCTGCTGACGAATGCGGCGGCGCTGGCGCGCACCGATCCGGACGCCATCACCGCGCTTGTCGCGCGATCGACCCGCTCAACCCATGGGCCCGCTCATCAGGGCAGGGGCATTGCCGGCCTGTTGATGAATACCGCGCTGGACTGGCTGGGGCGCGACAAGCCGATCTGGCTTAACGTCGTCGCGCATAATGGCCGGGCACAGGCTTTTTACCGGCGTTTCGGATTCGCGGTCGATCCCAACGCCTCTCGACCGTATCGTGCCGCAGATGATCATGCGGCGTCCGGCCGATAG
- a CDS encoding DEAD/DEAH box helicase, giving the protein MNFADLGLSDELLRAVSESGYNEPTPIQQQAIPPVLMMKDLIGIAQTGTGKTASFVLPMIDILAHGRSRARMPRSLILEPTRELAAQVAENFEKYGKYHKLSMALLIGGVSMGDQIKALEKGVDVLIATPGRLMDLFQRGNILLTGCSLLVIDEADRMLDMGFIPDIEEICTKLPANRQTLLFSATMPPPIKKLADKFLTNPKHIEVARPATANASITQKLVEVDTRKKRECLRSLLVQDEVNTGIIFCNRKTTVRELAKSLKRHGFRAGEIHGDMDQPARLAELELFKNGDINLLVASDVAARGLDVKGVSHVFNFDAPWHPDDYVHRIGRTGRAGATGVAYTFVTKEDAEAIENIEKLIGQKIERIPAPIKAAEPERRREEPKAERRDEGRKPDRRRAEAQEERRAPREQAPRDYTPRDHAPRDNEPMVPVGNSEAGWNGPVPNFLRFSCSN; this is encoded by the coding sequence ATGAACTTTGCCGATCTCGGCCTTTCAGACGAACTTCTGCGCGCGGTGAGCGAATCGGGCTATAACGAGCCCACGCCCATCCAGCAGCAGGCCATTCCGCCCGTGCTGATGATGAAGGATCTCATCGGCATCGCCCAGACGGGCACAGGAAAAACCGCCAGCTTCGTGCTGCCGATGATCGACATCCTGGCGCATGGTCGCAGCCGGGCGCGCATGCCGCGTTCGCTGATTCTGGAGCCGACCCGCGAACTCGCCGCACAGGTGGCCGAGAATTTCGAGAAATACGGCAAATATCACAAGCTATCGATGGCGCTGCTGATCGGCGGCGTTTCGATGGGCGATCAGATCAAGGCGCTGGAAAAGGGCGTCGACGTGCTGATCGCGACGCCGGGCCGCCTGATGGATCTGTTCCAGCGCGGCAATATCCTGCTCACGGGCTGCAGCCTGCTCGTGATCGACGAGGCGGACCGGATGCTCGACATGGGGTTCATCCCCGATATCGAGGAAATCTGCACCAAGCTGCCCGCCAACCGTCAGACGCTCTTGTTTTCGGCAACGATGCCGCCGCCGATCAAGAAGCTGGCGGACAAGTTCCTGACCAACCCCAAGCATATCGAGGTTGCCCGCCCCGCGACGGCGAACGCGTCGATCACCCAGAAGCTGGTTGAGGTCGACACGCGCAAGAAGCGCGAATGCCTGCGCAGCCTGCTGGTGCAGGACGAGGTGAACACCGGCATCATCTTCTGCAACCGCAAGACGACGGTGCGCGAACTGGCCAAGAGCCTGAAGCGCCACGGCTTCCGCGCGGGCGAGATCCACGGCGACATGGACCAGCCAGCCCGTCTGGCCGAACTGGAGCTGTTCAAGAACGGCGACATCAACCTGCTGGTTGCATCCGACGTCGCCGCACGCGGGCTTGACGTGAAGGGCGTGAGCCACGTCTTCAACTTCGACGCGCCCTGGCACCCGGACGATTATGTCCACCGTATCGGCCGTACGGGCCGCGCGGGGGCGACGGGCGTCGCCTATACCTTCGTCACCAAGGAAGACGCCGAGGCGATCGAGAATATCGAAAAGCTGATCGGCCAGAAAATCGAGCGCATCCCCGCACCCATAAAGGCTGCCGAGCCCGAACGCCGCCGCGAGGAACCCAAGGCCGAGCGCCGCGACGAAGGCCGCAAGCCGGATCGCCGCCGGGCGGAGGCGCAGGAAGAGCGCCGCGCCCCGCGCGAGCAGGCACCGCGCGATTATACGCCCCGCGATCACGCCCCGCGTGACAATGAGCCGATGGTTCCCGTTGGCAATAGCGAAGCGGGCTGGAACGGCCCGGTTCCGAACTTCCTGCGCTTCAGCTGCAGCAACTGA
- a CDS encoding FAD-binding oxidoreductase, whose translation MSVISPAALENLYNLLGSKGFTADRQAIEPWLTDWRGRFHGDSVALLSPSSAEEVAAVMRLAGEFRIPIVPQGGNTSMVGGATPPADGSALILSLRRMNRIRSLSHEDGVAVAEAGVILAHLHDAAAEIGMRFPLTLGGKGSATVGGLVSTNAGGTQVLRFGTMRALTLGIEAVLPDGSIFNGLDPLKKDNRGYDLRHLLIGAEGTLGVVTAASLHLVPAILDRAVGWVGLESPHKALELLRLIEKRAGTAIEGFEVVPADSLGRVLRHIPGTRAPLSGTHRWHALVELDRSDPQAADPVTLLEALLADGIAQGLVADAIVARSEAQADSFWKLRDSISEAERASGPALQHDISVPVARMPDFMISAAADVERAFPGVQASAFGHLGDGNVHFHVRAPEGAGGDWPMACGGPISAHVHDLVVATGGSISAEHGIGQMKRAENARLADPARLLALRAIKAALDPAGLLNPGKLVPLAMDEAAP comes from the coding sequence ATGTCCGTCATCTCGCCCGCTGCGCTGGAAAATCTTTACAACCTTTTGGGAAGCAAGGGGTTTACCGCCGATCGTCAGGCGATTGAACCCTGGCTCACCGATTGGCGGGGGCGTTTTCATGGTGACAGTGTTGCGCTTTTGTCACCATCGAGCGCCGAAGAGGTGGCTGCGGTGATGCGGCTGGCGGGTGAATTTCGCATCCCTATCGTGCCGCAGGGGGGTAATACCTCGATGGTCGGCGGAGCAACGCCGCCTGCCGATGGATCGGCGCTGATCTTGTCGTTGCGCCGGATGAACCGCATCCGCAGTCTTTCGCACGAAGATGGCGTGGCAGTGGCGGAAGCGGGTGTGATCCTTGCGCATCTCCATGATGCCGCCGCAGAGATCGGCATGCGCTTTCCACTGACGCTGGGGGGGAAGGGATCGGCCACCGTCGGCGGGCTTGTTTCCACCAATGCGGGCGGCACGCAGGTGCTGCGTTTCGGCACAATGCGCGCGCTGACGCTTGGGATCGAGGCGGTTCTTCCTGACGGATCGATCTTCAACGGGCTCGATCCGCTCAAAAAGGACAATCGCGGCTATGACCTCCGCCATCTCCTGATCGGTGCCGAGGGAACGCTGGGCGTGGTGACTGCGGCCAGTCTTCATCTCGTTCCCGCGATCCTCGACCGTGCGGTGGGCTGGGTGGGGCTTGAGAGCCCGCACAAGGCGCTCGAACTGCTGCGCCTCATCGAAAAACGCGCAGGCACCGCGATCGAGGGGTTCGAGGTCGTGCCCGCCGATTCGCTCGGGCGGGTGCTGCGCCACATTCCCGGCACGCGTGCGCCGCTTTCAGGCACGCACCGCTGGCACGCGCTTGTTGAACTGGATCGCAGTGATCCGCAGGCGGCAGATCCTGTCACGCTGCTCGAAGCGTTGCTCGCCGATGGCATTGCGCAGGGGCTTGTTGCCGATGCGATTGTCGCGCGCAGTGAGGCGCAGGCCGATTCCTTCTGGAAATTGCGCGATTCCATTTCGGAGGCGGAACGGGCCAGCGGACCTGCGCTGCAGCACGATATTTCGGTGCCCGTGGCGCGGATGCCCGATTTCATGATTTCCGCCGCGGCGGATGTCGAGCGCGCATTTCCAGGCGTTCAGGCCAGTGCCTTTGGGCATCTGGGCGATGGCAATGTCCATTTCCATGTGCGTGCGCCCGAAGGGGCGGGGGGCGACTGGCCGATGGCGTGCGGCGGGCCGATCAGCGCGCATGTCCATGATCTGGTCGTGGCGACCGGTGGATCGATCTCGGCCGAGCATGGTATCGGTCAGATGAAGCGCGCCGAAAATGCGCGGCTTGCCGATCCGGCCCGGCTGCTGGCGCTGCGTGCGATCAAGGCCGCGCTCGATCCCGCCGGGCTGCTCAATCCCGGCAAGCTGGTCCCGCTTGCCATGGACGAGGCCGCACCATAA
- a CDS encoding SapC family protein, with product MASAPQANNLPVMFKDLVPLSSNDHKDWKARQVDRAPWLVNQHAVPITIDEFVLAQRYYPIIFTTGENPVPLALMGLNEGVNMFVDDEGKLVGAPYVPAYIRRYPFMLARLRPDSEELSLCFDPSADVIGAFEDGQPLFEDGQPSDAVKSVLGFCEQWEQSWQRTQAFMDEVVKAKILIDGEVSIQPDGAAQPFIYRGFQMVAEDKLRELRGDSVRKLVGNGILPLLYAHLFSLSQMTELFSKQMAAGKVPAQPNA from the coding sequence ATGGCGAGCGCCCCGCAGGCGAATAATCTTCCGGTGATGTTCAAGGATCTGGTTCCGCTTTCGAGCAATGACCACAAGGACTGGAAGGCCCGTCAGGTCGACCGCGCGCCCTGGCTCGTCAATCAGCATGCCGTGCCGATCACGATCGACGAATTCGTGCTCGCCCAGCGTTATTATCCGATCATCTTCACGACCGGTGAAAACCCCGTTCCGCTCGCGCTGATGGGCCTTAACGAAGGCGTGAACATGTTCGTCGACGACGAGGGCAAGCTCGTTGGTGCGCCCTATGTTCCGGCCTATATTCGCCGCTATCCCTTCATGCTCGCACGTCTGCGTCCGGATTCGGAAGAACTGTCGCTCTGCTTCGATCCGAGCGCCGATGTCATCGGTGCATTCGAAGACGGTCAGCCGCTGTTCGAAGACGGCCAGCCCAGCGACGCCGTCAAGTCGGTTCTCGGCTTCTGCGAACAATGGGAACAGAGCTGGCAGCGCACCCAGGCGTTCATGGACGAAGTGGTGAAGGCCAAGATTTTGATCGACGGCGAAGTCTCGATCCAGCCCGACGGTGCCGCACAGCCCTTCATCTATCGCGGTTTCCAGATGGTTGCCGAAGACAAACTGCGCGAACTGCGCGGTGATTCCGTCCGCAAGCTGGTTGGCAACGGCATCCTGCCGCTGCTCTACGCGCACCTCTTCTCGCTGTCGCAGATGACCGAATTGTTCTCGAAGCAGATGGCAGCAGGCAAGGTACCGGCACAACCCAATGCATAA
- a CDS encoding cytochrome b, whose protein sequence is MTDRTESAFLSYSRGAIWLHWTIGLLVILNIALVFVSEGISEPYGRTVMGLHKAIGITVLFLSIARLGWRITHRPPPMPATVAMWEKGLAHIVHWLFYALIILIPLSGWLWMSSSLTPRPISFFGLFDVPFLPVSPSKARGDFLHEVHEIMGLAMIGLIVLHVAGALKHHVLEGNAFLGRMIPAFRPR, encoded by the coding sequence ATGACCGATCGGACGGAAAGCGCTTTTCTCAGCTATTCGCGCGGAGCCATCTGGCTTCACTGGACGATCGGTCTACTGGTCATATTGAATATCGCCCTCGTCTTTGTGTCCGAGGGCATATCCGAACCTTATGGGCGGACGGTGATGGGCCTGCACAAGGCGATCGGCATCACCGTCCTCTTCCTCAGTATCGCGCGCCTCGGCTGGCGGATCACGCATCGCCCGCCGCCCATGCCGGCCACCGTTGCCATGTGGGAAAAGGGGCTGGCGCATATCGTCCACTGGCTGTTCTACGCGCTCATCATCCTCATCCCGTTGAGTGGCTGGCTGTGGATGTCGTCGTCGTTGACCCCGCGCCCGATCAGCTTTTTCGGGCTGTTCGACGTTCCTTTCCTTCCCGTTTCTCCCAGCAAGGCACGCGGCGATTTCCTGCATGAGGTCCATGAAATCATGGGTCTTGCGATGATCGGACTCATCGTTCTGCACGTGGCGGGCGCGCTCAAACATCATGTGTTGGAAGGCAATGCTTTTCTCGGGCGGATGATCCCGGCGTTCCGGCCGCGTTGA
- a CDS encoding N-formylglutamate amidohydrolase: MGNAPSYSYSIHGPASPETPVILSVPHAGRAYPPALLAMSRVPVDRLVSLEDRYADALIGAAVAQGFTAIVAQRPRAWIDLNRHEREVDPDMIEPRLRGDGLIRSAKVTGGLGLIPRRLRDDGDLWLYRIAAENLQRRIAEDYRPYHEALRSLMRAARARFGIAVLLDVHSMPPIDTAQIVIGNLFGRSAASTLPAVVREAAQADGLRWADNAPYAGGHILTAHADPKREMHGIQIEIDRTLYLKEDLRTPRPDLGGMDRFIANIAQRLADRATDLRLPQAAE, translated from the coding sequence ATGGGCAACGCACCCTCTTACTCCTATTCGATTCACGGTCCCGCCAGCCCTGAAACGCCCGTTATCCTCTCTGTGCCGCATGCCGGCAGGGCCTATCCGCCCGCATTGCTGGCGATGAGCCGCGTTCCCGTCGACCGGCTGGTATCGCTTGAGGACCGCTACGCCGATGCACTGATCGGGGCAGCGGTGGCCCAGGGCTTCACCGCCATCGTCGCGCAGCGGCCGCGCGCCTGGATCGATCTCAACCGCCATGAACGCGAGGTCGATCCCGACATGATCGAGCCGCGCCTGCGCGGGGACGGGCTGATCCGATCCGCCAAGGTGACCGGCGGGCTGGGCCTGATCCCAAGGCGCCTGCGCGACGACGGCGACCTGTGGCTGTACCGCATCGCGGCAGAAAACCTGCAACGCCGCATCGCCGAAGATTATCGCCCCTATCATGAGGCGCTCCGCAGCCTGATGCGAGCGGCACGGGCCCGGTTCGGAATCGCCGTGTTGCTCGATGTGCATTCGATGCCCCCGATCGATACGGCGCAGATCGTGATCGGTAACCTGTTCGGCCGAAGCGCCGCGAGCACGCTGCCCGCCGTGGTTCGCGAAGCCGCGCAGGCCGATGGACTGCGCTGGGCGGACAACGCCCCTTATGCCGGCGGTCATATCCTGACCGCGCATGCCGATCCGAAGCGCGAGATGCACGGCATTCAGATCGAGATCGACCGTACGCTCTATCTGAAGGAAGACCTGCGCACGCCGCGCCCCGATCTGGGCGGGATGGACCGGTTCATTGCGAATATCGCGCAGCGTCTCGCAGATCGCGCCACCGATCTGCGGCTTCCGCAGGCGGCGGAATAG
- the cpdR gene encoding cell cycle two-component system response regulator CpdR, translating to MMRILLAEDDDAMREYLARALEKAGYGVTAVDRGTAAIPFLETESFDLLLTDIVMPEMDGIELAQKAGIIAPAMRIMFITGFAAVTLKAGKAVPHAKVLSKPFHLRELVSEVERMFASDDANEGN from the coding sequence ATGATGCGAATTTTGCTTGCCGAAGACGATGACGCGATGCGCGAATATCTGGCGCGGGCGTTGGAAAAAGCAGGCTATGGCGTCACTGCGGTCGATCGCGGAACCGCCGCGATCCCGTTTCTGGAAACCGAGAGCTTCGATCTCCTGCTGACCGATATCGTCATGCCCGAGATGGATGGAATCGAACTCGCGCAAAAAGCAGGCATCATCGCGCCTGCCATGCGGATCATGTTCATCACCGGCTTCGCCGCCGTCACGCTGAAGGCCGGCAAGGCCGTGCCCCATGCCAAGGTGCTGTCAAAGCCGTTCCACCTGCGCGAACTGGTCAGCGAAGTGGAGCGCATGTTCGCGTCGGACGACGCGAACGAAGGAAATTGA
- a CDS encoding mannose-1-phosphate guanylyltransferase/mannose-6-phosphate isomerase, with protein MQIYPVILSGGSGTRLWPVSRPQYPKQLLSIASDLTMLQATVARTALPGFAPPMVVTGEGHRFYVSDQLKALGAASGCILLEPEPRNTAAAIALAALTVADEDDDALMLVMPSDHVIAHVAAFHDAVKKGVPAGEAGHIVTFGIIPERAETGYGYIEAQGALAGHEGVRAIHRFTEKPDGATAEVWLHGKRHFWNSGIFLMSARTCLAELERHAPDLMAACRAAMADARSDGIFLRPDRDAFVQAPSISFDHAVMEHSGLGAVVPVDMGWSDLGSWQAVWEVGQRDENGNIIKGDVVALESHNSLFRNENGPTIAAIGVSDLVVVAMRDAILVMPRERAQDVRLIAELFDASGVRPDSLHNVVHRPWGTYETTDRGNRFQNKRIVVKPGEKLSLQMHHHRSEHWVVVSGTARVTVGDKVFLLQENQSTYVPAGTVHRLENPGHIPLHLIEVQCGAYLGEDDIVRLEDSYGRTDMAAE; from the coding sequence ATGCAGATTTACCCGGTGATCCTTTCTGGCGGTTCTGGAACTCGGCTGTGGCCGGTTTCCCGGCCGCAATACCCCAAACAGCTTCTGTCGATCGCGTCCGACCTGACCATGCTGCAGGCAACCGTTGCGCGCACCGCCTTGCCCGGATTCGCGCCGCCGATGGTGGTGACGGGGGAAGGGCACCGTTTTTACGTTTCCGATCAGTTGAAGGCGCTTGGTGCGGCGTCGGGGTGCATCCTGCTTGAGCCCGAACCGCGCAATACCGCAGCTGCGATCGCGCTCGCGGCGCTGACGGTCGCGGATGAGGACGACGATGCGCTGATGCTCGTCATGCCGTCCGATCATGTCATCGCCCATGTCGCGGCGTTCCATGACGCGGTGAAAAAGGGCGTTCCGGCGGGGGAAGCCGGGCATATCGTCACCTTCGGAATCATCCCCGAGCGCGCCGAAACGGGCTATGGCTATATCGAGGCGCAGGGCGCTCTTGCCGGGCATGAGGGCGTGCGCGCCATTCACCGCTTCACCGAGAAACCGGACGGCGCAACCGCCGAGGTCTGGCTGCATGGCAAGCGTCATTTCTGGAACAGCGGAATCTTCCTCATGTCCGCGCGTACCTGTCTGGCGGAACTGGAACGCCATGCCCCCGACCTGATGGCCGCCTGCCGCGCGGCGATGGCCGATGCGCGATCGGACGGCATCTTCCTGCGTCCCGATCGCGACGCATTCGTGCAGGCGCCGTCCATTTCCTTCGATCATGCGGTGATGGAGCATAGCGGGCTGGGCGCGGTTGTTCCGGTCGATATGGGCTGGTCCGATCTGGGGTCGTGGCAGGCGGTGTGGGAGGTTGGTCAGCGCGACGAGAACGGCAACATCATCAAGGGTGATGTCGTCGCGCTCGAAAGCCACAACAGCCTGTTTCGCAATGAAAACGGCCCGACGATCGCGGCGATCGGGGTGAGCGATCTCGTCGTCGTCGCGATGCGCGACGCGATCCTCGTCATGCCGCGTGAACGCGCGCAGGACGTGCGGCTGATCGCCGAACTCTTCGATGCGTCGGGTGTCCGTCCGGACAGCCTTCACAATGTCGTCCACCGGCCCTGGGGCACCTATGAGACGACCGATCGGGGAAACCGTTTCCAGAACAAGCGGATCGTCGTGAAGCCGGGCGAGAAGCTCTCGCTCCAGATGCACCATCACCGGTCGGAACATTGGGTGGTGGTCAGCGGCACCGCGCGCGTGACGGTGGGGGATAAGGTCTTTCTGCTTCAGGAAAACCAGTCGACCTATGTGCCGGCGGGGACTGTCCACCGGCTCGAAAATCCGGGGCATATCCCGCTCCACCTCATCGAGGTGCAGTGCGGCGCCTATCTGGGCGAGGACGATATCGTCCGCCTCGAAGACAGCTATGGCCGCACCGACATGGCTGCTGAATAG
- a CDS encoding DUF2474 domain-containing protein codes for MSDSPAPLWQRLGWMLLIWAGSVAALGIVAMLIRFWLNG; via the coding sequence TTGAGCGATAGCCCCGCCCCGTTGTGGCAGCGGCTTGGCTGGATGCTGCTCATCTGGGCCGGCAGCGTGGCGGCGCTGGGTATCGTCGCCATGCTGATCCGGTTCTGGCTGAACGGCTGA
- the cydB gene encoding cytochrome d ubiquinol oxidase subunit II → MDLTIIWAFIIAFGVFAYVVMDGFDLGIGILFPFFAVGRERDTAMNSVAPVWDGNETWLVLGGGGLFAAFPLAYAIVMPALYPPIIAMLLALVFRGVAFEFRWRDPAHRAFWDFAFTAGSFTAALAQGITLGALLQGITVIDRAYAGAWLDWLTPFSLLTGVSVVIGYALLGATWLIWKTEDTVQAHAWRLALRLAPATLLAIICVSLATPFLEATYWDRWFEMPFVLVSAQVPLLIAIASGAFVLALRRKWERAPFLITLAIFLLCFVGLGISMYPYVVPGQVTVWEAAAPEKSQVFMLIGAGLMVPIILAYTAWSYWVFRGKVGHEGYH, encoded by the coding sequence ATGGACCTTACCATCATCTGGGCCTTCATCATCGCCTTTGGCGTGTTCGCCTATGTCGTCATGGACGGTTTCGACCTCGGCATCGGCATCCTCTTTCCCTTTTTCGCGGTCGGGCGCGAGCGCGATACCGCGATGAATTCGGTCGCCCCGGTATGGGACGGCAACGAGACCTGGCTGGTGCTCGGCGGCGGCGGGCTGTTTGCCGCCTTCCCGCTCGCCTATGCGATCGTCATGCCCGCGCTCTATCCGCCAATCATCGCGATGCTGCTCGCGCTGGTCTTTCGCGGCGTGGCGTTCGAGTTTCGCTGGCGCGATCCGGCCCACCGCGCCTTTTGGGACTTTGCCTTTACCGCGGGGTCGTTCACCGCAGCGCTGGCGCAAGGCATCACGCTCGGCGCGCTGTTGCAGGGCATCACGGTCATCGACCGCGCCTATGCGGGCGCCTGGCTCGATTGGCTGACGCCGTTCAGCCTGCTGACGGGTGTGAGCGTCGTCATCGGCTATGCGCTGCTGGGCGCGACCTGGCTGATCTGGAAGACCGAGGACACTGTGCAGGCCCATGCCTGGCGGCTGGCCTTGCGGCTGGCCCCGGCCACGCTGCTCGCGATCATCTGCGTCAGCCTCGCCACACCCTTTCTGGAGGCGACCTATTGGGATCGCTGGTTCGAGATGCCCTTCGTGCTGGTATCGGCGCAGGTGCCGTTGCTGATCGCAATTGCGTCGGGCGCGTTCGTGCTGGCGCTGCGCCGCAAATGGGAACGCGCGCCGTTCCTGATTACGCTCGCTATCTTCCTGCTCTGCTTTGTCGGCCTCGGGATCAGCATGTATCCCTATGTCGTGCCGGGACAGGTGACGGTGTGGGAGGCAGCGGCCCCCGAAAAGAGCCAGGTCTTCATGCTGATCGGCGCAGGGCTGATGGTACCGATCATCCTAGCCTATACCGCGTGGTCCTATTGGGTGTTTCGCGGCAAGGTGGGCCATGAGGGCTATCATTGA